In Lujinxingia sediminis, a single genomic region encodes these proteins:
- a CDS encoding transglycosylase SLT domain-containing protein, which translates to MTFARLSSLCLTLGTSLWASAAWGEPALSGDELIDQNIPPVECATETCQAGLNAQDESRYLDAATHFTAHAASLAQPAKRQPWLVKAAYAFERTEDWHQAAQHYAQAARIGGELQNFLWTQAARAQLNLGVDSPLIDEVLATRALEEGFSGGAFSLVRIQTERHGLPSAESTAAMLRHDDSDEVCPWLVTTLVDAAPSEARNALADQAFAHCIDPGHDNAFDELAFNPSSDSRRERADRLFSAVRFEDARVQLDAIDMSTLNTMDRCRADFRLARTLFRLRQPERAEALYRDVVKTCTDDANEDERVRSLYAVGNRNYHRGRLDDAETFFKQLLEDYPERSHADDALFYLARVTRQRGDHQQELQLLSRALQDYPEGDMVHELVWESHENLYRTGDFEAFTSAVTALDLPERDAQYFSQGRLEYFVGQAYRQLSRPALAERYLQRAWVKYPFSFYGYLAHLRLLEMNLTPEPLSPDSEDTRVTWFEGDFAGSGAATLAAAHHFEGACEYERARQQQSAPSESERWRLAGLCHKAKRFPLSHNIARRSIPGRPWALPRKGRVTRWHVAWPNPYQTIIADAVEAERAQAPDIDLHPGFPASIMREESSFIEDVVSWAGAHGLMQLMPATALDHDRDIEGRATPEKLKTAEVNIRVGVDHLFTLANRLDGHPVLMAAAYNAGAGRIGGWLRRQPNDEIALWVEDIPFLETRDYSKRVIGTYAAYQWLQGTTQLDARIANPAR; encoded by the coding sequence ATGACTTTCGCGCGCCTCTCCTCTCTATGTCTGACCCTCGGCACGTCTCTCTGGGCCTCAGCAGCCTGGGGTGAACCCGCCCTGTCTGGTGATGAGCTCATCGACCAGAACATCCCCCCGGTTGAGTGCGCTACCGAAACGTGTCAGGCCGGCCTCAACGCTCAGGATGAGTCCAGATACCTCGACGCCGCGACCCATTTTACAGCGCACGCCGCGTCCCTCGCTCAGCCTGCAAAACGCCAACCCTGGCTGGTCAAAGCAGCCTACGCGTTCGAGCGTACTGAAGACTGGCACCAGGCCGCCCAACACTACGCGCAGGCCGCACGCATCGGCGGCGAGCTCCAGAACTTCCTCTGGACACAGGCAGCACGCGCCCAACTCAACCTCGGCGTAGACAGCCCTCTCATCGACGAGGTCCTCGCGACCCGTGCGCTCGAAGAGGGCTTTAGCGGAGGCGCCTTCTCGCTTGTACGCATCCAGACCGAACGCCACGGCCTTCCCTCCGCTGAAAGCACCGCTGCCATGCTGCGTCACGACGATTCCGACGAGGTTTGCCCCTGGCTGGTCACGACGCTCGTCGACGCGGCCCCCTCCGAGGCCCGCAACGCGCTGGCCGACCAGGCCTTCGCGCATTGCATCGATCCGGGACACGACAACGCCTTCGACGAACTCGCGTTCAACCCCTCTTCGGACTCCCGAAGAGAGCGCGCCGACCGCCTTTTCTCTGCGGTTCGCTTTGAAGACGCCCGAGTTCAACTCGACGCCATCGACATGAGCACGCTCAACACCATGGACCGCTGTCGCGCTGACTTCCGCCTGGCGCGCACGCTCTTTCGACTGCGCCAACCCGAACGCGCCGAAGCCCTCTACCGCGACGTCGTCAAAACATGCACCGACGACGCCAACGAAGACGAGCGCGTCCGCTCGCTCTACGCCGTCGGCAACCGAAACTACCACCGCGGACGTCTCGACGACGCTGAGACCTTCTTTAAACAACTTCTTGAAGATTACCCCGAGCGCTCACACGCCGACGATGCCCTCTTCTACCTGGCGCGCGTCACCCGTCAGCGAGGCGACCATCAACAAGAACTTCAACTTCTTTCGCGCGCCCTCCAGGACTATCCCGAAGGCGACATGGTCCACGAGCTGGTATGGGAGTCCCACGAAAACCTTTACCGCACTGGAGATTTCGAGGCGTTTACCAGCGCGGTGACCGCCCTCGATCTCCCGGAACGTGATGCCCAGTACTTTAGCCAGGGACGTCTCGAATACTTCGTCGGCCAGGCCTACCGCCAGCTTAGCCGCCCCGCCCTTGCCGAACGTTACCTTCAACGAGCATGGGTAAAGTATCCCTTCAGCTTTTACGGCTACCTGGCTCACCTGCGTCTGCTGGAGATGAATCTCACGCCCGAGCCCCTCTCCCCTGACTCCGAGGACACGCGCGTTACGTGGTTCGAGGGCGACTTCGCCGGATCCGGTGCCGCAACCCTTGCTGCCGCCCACCATTTTGAAGGGGCCTGCGAGTACGAGCGCGCACGCCAGCAGCAAAGCGCGCCCTCAGAATCCGAACGCTGGAGACTTGCCGGGCTCTGCCACAAAGCGAAACGTTTCCCCCTGAGCCACAACATCGCGCGACGCTCCATTCCTGGTCGCCCATGGGCGCTGCCCCGGAAAGGGCGAGTCACCCGCTGGCATGTCGCCTGGCCGAACCCTTACCAGACGATCATCGCCGATGCTGTTGAGGCCGAGCGAGCACAGGCTCCCGACATTGATCTGCACCCGGGCTTCCCCGCCTCAATCATGCGCGAGGAGTCCAGTTTCATCGAAGACGTCGTCTCCTGGGCGGGCGCCCACGGCCTTATGCAGCTCATGCCGGCAACTGCCCTCGATCACGATCGCGACATTGAAGGCCGCGCGACCCCCGAGAAATTAAAAACCGCTGAGGTCAATATCCGCGTTGGCGTCGACCACCTGTTCACCCTGGCGAACCGCCTTGACGGACACCCTGTCTTGATGGCGGCCGCCTACAACGCCGGCGCAGGCCGTATTGGCGGCTGGCTTCGACGCCAGCCCAACGATGAAATCGCTCTCTGGGTCGAAGACATCCCCTTCCTCGAGACCCGCGACTACTCCAAGCGCGTCATCGGAACCTACGCGGCCTACCAATGGCTCCAGGGAACCACCCAACTCGACGCGCGAATCGCCAACCCTGCGCGCTAG
- a CDS encoding BamA/TamA family outer membrane protein: protein MRWKKTGMLKGRAPRSVAAVCALVCLAFGGKAQAQGGEEVPSGGEYRVDAIVVEGLLRTRRSVIEQELLFGEGDRINQAQLDESVQRLRNTGLFRAVSVDVVDTTVAAVGGVNTHMEPGRLLRVRVDERWTLLPNFRFGRGGNDVELMVGLQDANLFGSYLQLGGSFHRLAGVNSYSLWFRDPRFLTRRQALFVEGSLGNRVDAVFDLEGNLTGGYSLSRRYFGSSMEREWRRWLKTGAYLSFSDDRFSYSRIGAARRDAQEARGGLPEAMRTLTLGVSTSFGRLDRDSYLRDGTLLTLRFNQSFHFGGEQGRSNRFEASLLKFWTLPWRSNVGVRAILGFSDVEAEHLQFSAGGLSGLRGTVNMRYRGQNYWLLNAEYRIPSLDHRWLVLQHVAFVDAVGVTPYPDQVFGATALTSGIGVRLLSPKIYGLIVRVDYAFPVAGADGPGLSFGAGQVF from the coding sequence ATGCGTTGGAAGAAGACCGGAATGCTTAAAGGGCGAGCTCCGAGGAGCGTTGCCGCTGTTTGTGCGCTGGTTTGCCTGGCGTTCGGGGGCAAGGCGCAGGCACAGGGGGGCGAGGAGGTTCCTTCGGGCGGGGAGTACCGAGTCGATGCGATTGTAGTCGAAGGGCTGCTGCGCACGCGCAGATCCGTCATTGAGCAAGAGTTGCTCTTCGGCGAGGGCGATCGCATCAACCAGGCGCAGCTTGATGAAAGTGTGCAGCGGCTGCGAAACACCGGGTTGTTTCGGGCGGTGAGCGTCGATGTCGTGGATACGACAGTCGCCGCTGTGGGCGGCGTAAATACCCATATGGAGCCAGGGCGTCTGCTTCGGGTACGGGTTGATGAGCGGTGGACCCTGTTGCCGAACTTTCGCTTTGGGCGAGGGGGGAATGATGTTGAGCTGATGGTGGGATTGCAGGACGCCAATCTCTTTGGGAGCTACCTGCAACTCGGGGGCAGCTTTCACCGGCTTGCCGGGGTGAATTCGTACTCGTTGTGGTTTCGAGATCCGCGTTTTCTGACGCGTCGTCAGGCGCTCTTTGTCGAAGGCTCGCTGGGAAACCGCGTCGATGCGGTCTTCGACCTGGAGGGGAATCTTACCGGCGGTTATTCGCTCTCAAGGAGATACTTCGGAAGCTCGATGGAGCGGGAGTGGCGACGGTGGTTGAAGACCGGAGCCTACCTCTCGTTCTCCGATGACAGGTTTAGCTACAGCCGGATCGGAGCGGCTCGCCGCGATGCGCAAGAAGCACGGGGTGGGTTGCCCGAGGCGATGCGGACGTTGACCCTGGGTGTGTCAACGTCATTCGGTCGTCTCGATCGGGATAGTTATTTGCGAGACGGCACGCTGTTGACCCTGAGGTTCAACCAGAGCTTTCACTTCGGGGGGGAGCAGGGCCGGTCCAATCGTTTTGAGGCGAGTTTGCTCAAATTCTGGACGTTGCCCTGGCGCTCAAACGTGGGGGTGAGGGCGATTCTCGGGTTTAGTGATGTTGAGGCTGAGCATCTGCAGTTCAGCGCCGGGGGGTTGAGCGGTCTTCGGGGAACGGTAAATATGCGGTATCGGGGGCAGAACTACTGGCTGCTCAACGCGGAGTATCGCATCCCCTCACTCGATCATCGATGGCTTGTGCTTCAGCACGTTGCCTTCGTGGACGCGGTGGGAGTAACGCCGTATCCAGATCAAGTCTTCGGTGCCACCGCCCTGACCTCCGGCATTGGAGTGCGACTTCTCTCGCCAAAGATCTACGGGCTGATTGTGCGCGTGGACTACGCGTTTCCGGTGGCCGGGGCCGACGGCCCCGGGTTGAGTTTTGGGGCCGGGCAGGTGTTTTGA